One window of the Pedobacter ginsengisoli genome contains the following:
- a CDS encoding threonine aldolase family protein: MAIKVDFRSDTVTKPTAEMQAAMMSAKIGDDVFGEDETVNELERKLAGMFNMEAGLFCPSGTMTNQIAIKCFTQPMDEVICDQTSHVYRYEGGGIAYHSMASVRLLYGERGILTPELIEPEINESNIHYPNSSLVVLENTVNKGGGIAYTLDQIEPIHTLCNIKGLKLHLDGARIFNALIATGDHAKDYGKYFDGISVCLSKGLGAPVGSVLLGSAATIKKARKIRKAFGGGMRQAGFLAAAGIYALDHHVSRLSTDHQHAAALADALNKVNYVSSVMPVQTNIVLFNVAAGFRAEDVVHLLSEKGIACIATSLNTIRMVTHLDVSSEMVDMAIDKIMHMQPITHK, encoded by the coding sequence ATGGCAATAAAAGTTGATTTTAGAAGCGATACCGTAACAAAGCCTACGGCCGAGATGCAGGCAGCAATGATGAGTGCAAAAATAGGAGATGATGTTTTTGGCGAGGATGAGACTGTAAATGAGCTGGAAAGGAAATTAGCCGGTATGTTTAATATGGAAGCCGGATTGTTTTGCCCTTCGGGAACAATGACAAATCAGATTGCAATTAAGTGCTTTACACAACCTATGGATGAAGTTATATGTGATCAGACATCGCATGTTTATCGTTATGAAGGGGGCGGTATTGCTTATCACTCTATGGCTTCAGTTCGACTTTTGTATGGAGAAAGAGGAATATTAACACCAGAGCTAATTGAACCGGAAATAAATGAAAGTAATATTCATTATCCGAATTCTAGTCTGGTTGTTTTAGAAAACACAGTGAATAAGGGCGGGGGTATAGCCTATACTTTAGATCAAATAGAGCCAATTCATACATTGTGCAATATCAAAGGATTGAAACTACACTTAGATGGTGCAAGGATATTTAATGCTTTAATAGCCACGGGTGACCATGCAAAAGATTATGGTAAATATTTTGATGGAATATCAGTGTGCTTGTCAAAAGGACTTGGTGCTCCGGTAGGATCAGTTTTGCTTGGATCTGCAGCAACAATTAAAAAGGCAAGGAAGATACGCAAGGCGTTTGGAGGGGGGATGCGGCAGGCAGGTTTTTTAGCTGCAGCAGGTATTTATGCATTAGACCATCACGTTTCTCGTTTATCAACAGACCACCAGCATGCCGCTGCGCTTGCAGATGCCTTAAATAAAGTTAATTATGTATCTTCTGTAATGCCGGTTCAAACAAATATTGTATTATTTAATGTAGCAGCCGGTTTTAGAGCTGAAGATGTTGTTCATCTTTTATCTGAAAAGGGGATTGCTTGCATTGCAACCAGCCTCAATACAATCAGGATGGTTACGCATTTGGATGTATCGTCAGAAATGGTCGATATGGCTATTGATAAGATCATGCACATGCAGCCAATTACCCATAAATAA